One genomic segment of Rhizobium gallicum bv. gallicum R602sp includes these proteins:
- a CDS encoding nucleoside hydrolase has translation MHKVIYDTDPGVDDAMALLFLHRHPDVDLIGITTVFGNASIEATTRNALFLKREWNISAPVAKGTGTTIDPSRKEIDWPTFVHGDNGLGNIDVPEMVDVPLDPRPAYRFIVDTVRANPGEVTLVAVGRMTNLALALKEDPEIAKLVKAVVIMGGNFYVPGNVSPVAEANIHGDPEAADIVLTAPWKVVVIGLDVTAVTTMSRRYLAAAAAEGDKAVKLLNDLSQFYIDFYAHAVDDGMMVHDSCACVYVVAPELFSTITGSVRVVCGGIADGQTIVKPDGRRFPPGDWDGLPSQIVCTGVESQKVIGLLRETLLRA, from the coding sequence ATGCACAAGGTCATTTATGACACGGACCCGGGCGTCGATGACGCCATGGCACTCCTGTTCCTGCATCGTCACCCCGACGTCGATCTGATCGGCATCACGACCGTTTTCGGCAATGCCTCGATCGAAGCGACGACGCGCAACGCGCTGTTTTTGAAGCGCGAGTGGAATATTTCAGCCCCTGTCGCCAAGGGTACGGGTACGACGATCGACCCGTCGCGCAAGGAGATCGACTGGCCGACCTTCGTGCACGGCGACAATGGCCTCGGCAATATCGACGTGCCGGAGATGGTCGATGTGCCGCTCGATCCGCGCCCGGCATACCGGTTCATCGTCGACACCGTGCGCGCCAATCCCGGCGAGGTGACGCTCGTTGCCGTCGGCCGCATGACGAACCTTGCGCTGGCGCTGAAGGAAGATCCGGAGATCGCCAAGCTCGTGAAGGCCGTCGTCATCATGGGCGGCAATTTCTATGTGCCGGGCAATGTTTCGCCGGTCGCGGAAGCCAATATTCACGGCGATCCGGAAGCTGCCGACATCGTCCTGACCGCTCCCTGGAAGGTTGTGGTCATCGGCCTCGACGTGACCGCGGTCACGACCATGAGCCGGCGCTATCTCGCCGCTGCCGCCGCAGAGGGCGACAAGGCCGTCAAGCTGCTGAACGATCTCTCGCAGTTCTACATCGATTTCTACGCGCATGCGGTCGATGACGGAATGATGGTGCATGACAGCTGCGCCTGCGTCTATGTCGTGGCGCCGGAACTCTTTTCGACCATCACGGGTTCTGTTCGCGTCGTCTGTGGCGGTATTGCCGACGGCCAGACGATCGTGAAGCCGGACGGCCGCCGCTTCCCGCCCGGCGATTGGGACGGCCTGCCGAGCCAGATCGTCTGCACCGGCGTCGAGTCGCAAAAAGTGATCGGCCTCCTTCGCGAGACGCTGCTGCGCGCCTGA
- a CDS encoding cobalamin biosynthesis protein, whose translation MTGITFDISRRHVLGLGCERGTPPDEVMALAAEVLRLGGLAPGVLAAIASIDGRAGEPAIFEAARHFGVPVLFFSAARLEEETPRLKNPSDIVFARVGCHGVAESAALAACGSNAELAVPKIKSAHATAAIARMRLQKE comes from the coding sequence ATGACCGGAATCACGTTCGATATTTCACGCCGCCATGTCCTCGGCCTCGGTTGCGAGCGCGGCACGCCGCCCGACGAAGTCATGGCGCTTGCAGCCGAGGTTTTGCGGCTCGGCGGTCTGGCGCCCGGTGTACTCGCCGCGATCGCGTCGATCGACGGCCGGGCCGGGGAGCCTGCTATTTTCGAGGCCGCCAGGCATTTCGGCGTGCCGGTGCTGTTTTTCAGTGCCGCACGCCTTGAGGAAGAGACGCCGCGGCTTAAGAATCCATCCGACATCGTCTTTGCCCGGGTCGGCTGCCACGGCGTTGCCGAGTCCGCTGCGCTTGCCGCTTGCGGCAGCAACGCAGAGCTTGCCGTGCCCAAGATCAAATCTGCGCACGCGACCGCGGCGATCGCCCGCATGCGGTTGCAGAAAGAATAA
- a CDS encoding TSUP family transporter, whose product MSDIAPHLLLLLSLAGFFAGFVDAIAGGGGLITVPAMLIAGIPPLQTLGTNKVQSVFGAASATIAYARKGHVNLREQLPMAMLAAMGGALGAALATIVPGDVLRAIMPVLLVAIALYFAFKPNLNDLDTHRRITPFVFGMTFVPLIGFYDGVFGPGTGSFFMLSFVTLAGFGMLKATAHTKLLNLGSNIGALIVFASFGATLWTVGLMMGVCQFLGAQVGSRLAMRTGAKLIKPLLVTVCIAFTVKLLSDPTNPLRLWSLAMAFDYLPGN is encoded by the coding sequence TTGTCCGACATCGCTCCCCATCTTCTTCTTCTCCTCTCACTTGCCGGCTTTTTTGCCGGCTTTGTCGATGCGATCGCCGGCGGCGGCGGGCTCATCACCGTCCCGGCGATGCTGATCGCAGGAATTCCGCCGCTCCAGACGCTCGGCACGAACAAGGTACAATCCGTTTTCGGAGCAGCGTCCGCGACGATCGCCTATGCGCGCAAGGGCCATGTGAACCTTCGAGAACAACTGCCGATGGCCATGTTGGCGGCTATGGGCGGTGCGCTCGGTGCGGCCCTTGCGACGATCGTGCCCGGCGACGTCCTGCGCGCCATCATGCCGGTGCTGCTTGTCGCGATCGCGCTCTATTTCGCCTTCAAGCCGAACCTCAACGACCTCGATACCCACCGCCGCATCACGCCTTTCGTCTTCGGCATGACCTTCGTGCCGCTGATCGGCTTTTACGACGGAGTTTTCGGCCCGGGGACGGGTTCCTTCTTCATGCTTTCCTTCGTGACGCTTGCAGGTTTCGGCATGCTGAAAGCGACGGCGCATACCAAGCTTCTGAACCTCGGCTCGAACATCGGCGCGCTCATCGTCTTCGCCTCCTTCGGAGCAACGCTCTGGACGGTCGGGCTGATGATGGGCGTCTGCCAGTTCCTCGGCGCACAGGTCGGCTCAAGGCTTGCGATGCGCACCGGCGCCAAGCTCATCAAGCCACTGCTCGTGACGGTTTGCATCGCGTTCACGGTCAAGCTTCTGTCCGACCCGACGAACCCCCTCCGCCTCTGGAGCCTGGCAATGGCCTTCGATTACCTGCCGGGAAATTGA
- the cobO gene encoding cob(I)yrinic acid a,c-diamide adenosyltransferase: MSEEPVESGEKDDARHAEKMAKKKAARDKIMATKTDEKGLIIVHTGKGKGKSSAAFGMIFRHIAHRKPSAVVQFIKGAMWTGERDLIEKHFSDVCQFHTMGEGFTWETQDRARDVAAARAAWEKAKEMIRDERNSMVLLDEINIALRYDYLDVNEVAAFLKAEKPYMTHVVLTGRNAKDELIEIADLVTEMELIKHPFRSGIKGQPGVEF; the protein is encoded by the coding sequence ATGAGCGAAGAACCAGTGGAAAGCGGCGAGAAGGACGATGCACGTCACGCCGAAAAGATGGCCAAGAAGAAGGCCGCGCGCGACAAGATCATGGCCACGAAGACCGACGAGAAGGGCCTGATCATCGTCCATACCGGAAAAGGCAAGGGCAAGTCGTCTGCCGCCTTCGGGATGATCTTCCGACATATCGCCCACCGTAAACCGTCAGCCGTCGTGCAATTCATCAAGGGCGCGATGTGGACCGGCGAGCGCGACCTGATCGAGAAGCATTTCTCCGACGTTTGTCAGTTTCATACAATGGGCGAGGGCTTCACCTGGGAGACGCAGGACCGCGCGCGCGATGTTGCAGCGGCGAGGGCTGCCTGGGAGAAAGCGAAGGAGATGATCCGCGACGAGCGCAATTCCATGGTGCTACTCGACGAGATCAATATCGCGCTCCGCTATGACTATCTCGACGTCAACGAGGTGGCCGCATTTCTCAAGGCCGAGAAACCCTATATGACTCACGTCGTGCTGACCGGCCGCAACGCCAAGGACGAGTTGATCGAGATCGCCGATCTGGTCACGGAAATGGAGCTGATCAAGCATCCGTTCCGCTCCGGTATCAAGGGACAGCCCGGCGTGGAGTTCTGA